In the Desulfonauticus submarinus genome, TTTGGCTGCTTTTTCCATATATTCTGCTAACCTAAGCAAAACTACATCGAGTACACCACCTGCTTCTCCAGCCTGGACCATGTTTAGATACAAATCATCAAAAATATCTTTATGCTTTGATAAAGCAGCATACAAAGAAGAGCCAGCTTCTACATCATTTTTTACTTGATAAAGTTTTCTTCTAAGCTTCCCATTCTGTGTCTGGTCACACATAACTTGCAAGGCTTGCAAAATAGGTACGCCAGCATTTATAAGAGTAGCAAACTGCCTACTAAATATAACCATATCTCTAGGAGTTACTGATCCTTCTAAGAAAGTCCCCTCAAAGATATCCTTGGGCTTGGGTTTAATTTTAATGTCTGAGAACCCTCTATTTTTTAACATACTTTTAGCAAGCTCTATGGTAGGTGCATCTACATCACCTTTTACTTTTTTGCCTGCTCTATTTTTAGCTTTGTAAATAAAAATAGGCATACCACTTCTCCTTAGATTAAATTACAAATTGACGAACTAGATATTACAATATACAAGCTCTCACTTTCCTTAAACTTTAATTCTAACATGTTCAAGCCATTCTTACAATTTTCCATAATTGGACAATAAATTATCATTCCTTAATAAAATCAATTAAAATTAAATAAAGTTTACATATATTATCTTTTAATTAAAAATTAATCTAAAGTAAATATAGCTGTTTTTTTAAAAACAGCCTTGAATTTTTTTAAAAATATACCTAAGAATACAAAGACATTTTAAAAACCACTCGATATCATGAGCGTATTAGACAGTAATTACTTTTTAAAAAACAAATTTGAAGATTTTTTTGAAATAAAAAAAGAGATAAATAATCTAATTCTATCCTCATATGATGAATATTCTATACTAAAAAGTATATGTAAAATACTTTTTAAACAATTTTCATTATACAGCGTATGGATTGGAAAACTATCAAAAAAACAAATTAACAAATTATGCTCTATTGGAAAAGATAAAGATTACTTTCAAAAGATACCTGAATTCTATATTCAAAAAGAAAATAGACATATTCTCTCAAAATTATTGGAAGGAAAAATAATTATTCATAATGATATAAGAATATCTAATCTTTCGCAAGATATAAAAAAATTTTTTATATCAAGAAAAATATTTTCTAATTCAATAATACCGATTATATCTAGAGATAATGAGGTTTATTTACTTGAACTAACATCATTAAAAGAAAATTTTTTTACTTTAAATGCATCTAAAGAAATTTTAGAGGAAATAAAAAAAGATATTATATTTGCCATATCCTATCTACAAGACAAAAAAAACTATACTATTATAGCCCAGGCACTAGAAAATAGCTTAGATTGGGTTATAATAACAAATTTAAAAGGAGAAATTATATATGTTAACAAAACGGTTACAGAAGTAACTGGTTATAGAAAAGAGGAATTACTGGGCCAAAATCCCAGAGTTCTAAAATCTGGTTACCATGATCAAAATTTTTATAAACAGTTATGGGAGACGATTACTTCTGGACATATCTTTGAAGCTCTTTTTATCGATAAAAAAAAGGATGGGACTATTTTTTATAGTAAGAAGAAAATAGTTCCTGTAGAAATAGAAGGGAAAATAGAATATTTCGTAGCATTTGGTAAAGATGTTACTAATGAACAAAATTTAAAAGATGAAGTAGAAAAAAATAAATATATTGACCAACTTACCAAAGTATACAACTTCTTTGGATTTAAAATAAAAGCAATTCAAGCTCTAGATGACTTAATTAAAAAAGATGATAAAACAATCTCTGCCATAATTATATTTGATATATATGATTTTACCACAATCAATAATATTTATGGGACTAAAAAAGGAGATCTAATTTTAAAAGTAATAGCTAATAGGTTACGTCATCATCTTCAAGAGAAAGACATTATTTGCAGAGTTGGTGGAGACAGCTTTGCAACTTTTATTTATAGTATACCAGACAAAAAAAGCATCATCTCTTTCATAAACAATTTAATTAAAATTTTAGAAGAACCAATCACCATACACTTAGAAAAAATTAACCTAACATTTAATGCTGGTGCGTCTATCTTTCCAGATGATGCGACAAACTTTGCCAAATTGTATGAAAATGCATCTTTGTCTTTATCTCAAGCTAGAAAACAAGGAGAAGGAATATATAAAATTTTTGATCTTAATATGGATATTTTAGCTAAAAAAAGGATTAAAGCAGAAAAAATTATAAAACAAGCTATTATTGAGGAAACATTCTGTTTTCATTTTCAACCT is a window encoding:
- a CDS encoding bifunctional diguanylate cyclase/phosphodiesterase encodes the protein MSVLDSNYFLKNKFEDFFEIKKEINNLILSSYDEYSILKSICKILFKQFSLYSVWIGKLSKKQINKLCSIGKDKDYFQKIPEFYIQKENRHILSKLLEGKIIIHNDIRISNLSQDIKKFFISRKIFSNSIIPIISRDNEVYLLELTSLKENFFTLNASKEILEEIKKDIIFAISYLQDKKNYTIIAQALENSLDWVIITNLKGEIIYVNKTVTEVTGYRKEELLGQNPRVLKSGYHDQNFYKQLWETITSGHIFEALFIDKKKDGTIFYSKKKIVPVEIEGKIEYFVAFGKDVTNEQNLKDEVEKNKYIDQLTKVYNFFGFKIKAIQALDDLIKKDDKTISAIIIFDIYDFTTINNIYGTKKGDLILKVIANRLRHHLQEKDIICRVGGDSFATFIYSIPDKKSIISFINNLIKILEEPITIHLEKINLTFNAGASIFPDDATNFAKLYENASLSLSQARKQGEGIYKIFDLNMDILAKKRIKAEKIIKQAIIEETFCFHFQPYFTTTDLKVAGYEALLRIKKNNSIIYPNDFIEVLEEKKYLKYFEEWSLKYFQNLFEKLKKTNMNCRISYNISANSFKNNLFLKKLLKFCKKYGNNFTIEITERVLLEDIEKTIQVLTKFKKHTATLIAIDDFGTGYSSLSYLIHLPIDIVKLDVSFIKNMTQNSKNASLVEAIIYLGKKIGLKTIAEGVENKKQLELLKSFGCDFIQGYLLSKPILLENTKFFSHFVNK